The nucleotide window ACACCGCCCCGGAAAAAAAAGGTCTCTTTTTTTCTCCTCCTCAGTATCTCTGTTGGGTTTTTGTGTTCCGTGTCTGTCTTGTTCTGTAATTTAGAACTGTGACATTGTGATATTCCTTAACATTAAGGTTAATTCATAATTGGGTTTATCAACAATTATATGCTGAGCTGAGTTGAatgaatttgtttttatttttttctctggATTTTTTCTGAGGTTGCAGAATTTGAAATTTATCTTACTCAGTTATAAGCATGAAACCATACTTATGGATTGTTCTAAGGGGGCTAAAAGCGTTTTTCTTACGACTAGAAACGTTTCTGGCGAAGTTTGCCGAAAATTTTAGAAGTGCTTATGCATTAGAAAACTCTCTTTAGTGCTAAGTGCTTCTTCTAAAGCACTTGGATTTCAAAAAGTAAATATTTCGAAGTTCTTGTGATAAAAGTGCTTCTATAGAAAGTGCTTATGAATATAATTGGTTACTTGAATTTACCTTTTGATTTCACACTTTTCCAATTACCAAATACAAGTATTAGGTCTGAAAAACACTGCTCTTGTAGTTATAGCTAAACCCTGTTTCTGTTTTTGGATGATATAGAAGCTTGGAGTGGTGGTGAAGCCATTTGAGAAACCGAGGCTCGTATTGAAgtttatttggatggaaaagaATATCGGCATTGCGCTGGACCAGATGATACCCGGCCACGGCTCCATCCCTCTCAGCCCCTATTACTTCTGGCCGAGGAGAGATGCGTGGGAGGAGCTCAAGGTCTTGCTCGAAAGCAAGCCCTGGATATCTCAGAAGCAGATGATTATCCTTCTCAATCAGGCTACCGATATCATCAATTTGTGGCAGCAGAGCGGCGGCAACCTGGTGTAAGCTTTTATgtagaaaatttgagttttaagctGCTGTGTTTGTGTGTTATAGTTAGCAATGCTCTTTTATAACACATTTTGGTTATTTGTGAATCACATTTGTTAGATTTTCTCATCTCTCTTCAGATGATATCGACTGCATCTTCCAAGTTCCAATCACATTTCGTTGTTCCGATCACATTTGTTTCGCTCAAACTTCGTTTCGCGTTTGCAATTGAATCGTGTAGTTCAATATGTTGGTATGCAATCGTCGATGCCAATCTTATGCAAGAGATTTCTCCTGGCAATGTGCATTTCGCTGTCTTGATCTCTTGATCAATCGACTTTAAAGTTGCACAAACTACATGTCTTCGATAGCAGCTCTCACAGCAAGCAACTGCTGCAAAAGCGTCTTCAGAATACAGAACTTGAATACGAATCACGAAAATCATACGGGGTTAGGTACGAATACATAAAACCGAAATCATCCACTTTTTTCAAGAGAAGAATTCTGTATATAATATGGTAACCAATATTTAGAAACAGAGAACTTATGCCATCCAAGACATAAAAAGGGGATCGACACCGACTACTTGGAGATACAAGACAAATAGCTGGAATAAGAGTATAAGAAACCCTATTGAACTTAAACCCACATGGCAAAGTGTTTAGACACAGAAAAGATAGACCAAAGAAAACCCAATTGCCACCATCATTCCTCAAACTCGTGCATGTGATCAAGAAGATAGTTGGCGGCCAGCTCCTCGTTCTTGTTGCATGCAAAGTATACCTCCAGTACTAGCGCCCGATCGAAACCCATAGCTTCAAGCTGCAAGCAAAAGTTTCGAATTGTAAATCCTGACCTAAACAATGATATTTCACACATACCAAGTGGAAAAaatgcacttgtcacatgcataGAGAAATACTACTTACGCGTTCAATGGCCTCTCGCTCTTCAGGGGTGACGGTCACAGCCTGTGGCACTGCTGCACCCAACTGCTCCAATAGGTTCCTGAAACATATAGAGTTCAATAACTTTGAACCGTGTGTATTCAATTATCAACAAAGAAATGGCCAAGTAGAGCAGATTTTCTAACCCTTCACCCCCTTCAACGGGTTCATTAATCAAGCGTAAGAAGTCAGCTTGATGAGCTTGAATGAGCTGCATTAGATGTGGATTTTGCTTCCCCAACTCTTGAAGCATAGGCTACAACAAGGTAAACCGCCGTGAGTCCTCAGATTATAATTAGAATGACAATCTCGGCCAAACTGAGAAAATTGGAGgagaacaaaataaaatcagCAAATAAATAATACCTGCAGAATTTGAGGGTTTGCTTGTACCATAGCTCGCAAGGCTTGGAACTGAAATGGTGAATTGGAAACTCATATACAACTCTCAACCACGCAAAAAATAGCAAGAAGCAGACTCACAAATACAAAGATGCATATATACATACCTGTGGACTGTTGCGCAGGAAATCCAAATTGCCTGCACCAGCATTTGCACCCATATTGGGAAGGCCCTGATTCAACGAGTAAATTAATCACTTGACCTATGTTATAATGAGGTACAAAGATTACTAATCAACAATATCTACCTGGGGAAACAGATCAAGTGGGTTTGCATTGGGCCCACCAGTAGGTGCTGCCGGTTGTGGAACCTGAGCTGGAAGATTTGCTGCTGGAGGATTTGCTGCTTGTTCACCAGCAGGAACTTGGGCCGCTGGTGGGATTTCAGCTTGCTCAGGAATGCCCTGACATGGTGACATGTATATCAAATTATCAGTTTCTGTGTCAATCTGATAGTAACGCCTACACATGCTTGCTAATGCATATAGGGATACCATATACTGGAATCAAAACAAGTAATTGATGAGGATTAAACAACCAACATAGTATAAGTTTCCTTTTTCCAATTTTCTTCCAGGCCATGACAGCAAACTTGTATGAAAATAAAACTTAGAATATATGACAAAAACATCTGGTGGACATCAATCTATAATCTGTCTTATAAGTTATAATCCAACTCAAATCACCCGCCAATTTCAATTGTATTTGTAGTTCTGAGAGGGAAAGGATCATAACCAACACCATAGAGCGTCATCATTATAAAACTGAATATCACAAAGCACAAGGTGTTTATCAACAGAAAGCGTAATGGTTCTGAGATAAACAGagagacaaataaatttgtcTACTGCTAAATGTGTTAGATAGAAAAACAGAAACACACCTACTAATTAATCAAGTTTAATATATTAACTAATAATTTTTTTCCTCCTCATTTTTTGTAATCAAACTTCCTTTTCTATCTAAATTTCCCAACTAGCAacatgaaaacaaataaagaatcaaAATATCCCAGTTCAGTACTCACAGAATATAGATACTCAACAGCCCTCTCAGGGTTGTTAAAAGCAGCCCGTAAAGCACGGATAACAGTTTCCCGATCCCAACTTCCTCCACCCATATCTAGAATCTGCTGAACGGTAGACTCTAAAGTAGTTCCTGCAACTAGGTTTGATGCAGCTTGGCCATACACATCTGATCTTGAATCAGTAGGGGCTACAACAGCAGCAGTTTGGGCGGCAGGCTGCGATCTGGACCAATGGATGTAATAGaattatatattacatataAAACCTTGAAATGCAGGTTGTATAGTAAACAACAAAGACAACCTTAATGAGTTAGTATTTCTTAAAAAGAGTCGATAAATGAAAATTAGTAACACTTACAAAAGGGCCATTTATTGGGAACTCAAAATTATttaaatgataaataaaaaattgaaaaagaaaggaacgAGCAAGGGGTAAAAGCATATTGtacaaccaaaaccataaactACTCTAAAAATTTAGGAAccatttgaaaattgaaatttcttCCTCTATTTTGGTAAAAGTATATAATATGAATAAAATATGTAGTTTTCACTAATTTGAAATGTTTATACTTCATATTGCTCTCAGCAGTCAGTAAAAATATTACCATAGAGTTAACATCTATAAGTTTTCTGTCAAACTATTTTAGATGAGTGATTCAAAAGAAAATGCAAGG belongs to Malus sylvestris chromosome 17, drMalSylv7.2, whole genome shotgun sequence and includes:
- the LOC126610029 gene encoding ubiquitin receptor RAD23d-like, which encodes MKVFVKTLKGTNFEIEVKPEETVADVKTIIETAQGADVYPAPQQMLIHQGKVLKDDTTLEANNVAENSFIVIMLTKPKASPAGASSKQGAATSQPQPASTAPTSAAPPPAAPAPAPAPAPAVVESQPAAQTAAVVAPTDSRSDVYGQAASNLVAGTTLESTVQQILDMGGGSWDRETVIRALRAAFNNPERAVEYLYSGIPEQAEIPPAAQVPAGEQAANPPAANLPAQVPQPAAPTGGPNANPLDLFPQGLPNMGANAGAGNLDFLRNSPQFQALRAMVQANPQILQPMLQELGKQNPHLMQLIQAHQADFLRLINEPVEGGEGNLLEQLGAAVPQAVTVTPEEREAIERLEAMGFDRALVLEVYFACNKNEELAANYLLDHMHEFEE